The nucleotide sequence CTGGACAGCATTCCCTTTGAATCCCAGCACCAGTTCATGGCCACCCTGCATGAGGAACAGGCGGAAGAGGCAGGAGATTCCACCGATGCTACGGAGGGCATAATCTGCATCAAAGGAGCAGTGGAGCAGGTGCTGGCTAAATGTGAGCATGCGCTGACTGTTGAGGGAACGATCACTCCCCTGGATCAGGAGAAGATCCATGAAGAGGTTACGCGACTTGCGGCACGGGGGTTGCGGGTGCTGGCCTTTGCAGAGAAGAAAATAGAGGGTAGAACAGGCATTGCGTCCGGGGATGTGCAGGAAGGTTTCACCTTCCTCGGGTTGATGGGGATGATTGATCCACCCAGGGCCGAAGCTGTGGCAGCGGTCAAGACCTGTCGTCAGGCAGGGATTCGTATCAAGATGATTACGGGTGATCATCCGGCCACCGCAGCAGCCATTGCCGGTCAGATAGGGTTGGCAGACGAGCACAAGGAAGGTGAACAGCCCAAGGTGCTGACAGGCTCTGAGCTGGAAAAGTTTGACGATCAGGAACTGATTGACGCTGCTGCGGACACGGATGTCTTTGCCCGAGCCACTCCGGAACAGAAGATTCGCCTGGTGCGTGCCCTCCAGGCCAGGGGCAACGTGGTAGCCATGACCGGTGACGGGGTCAACGATGCCCCGGCCCTGAAGCAGGCCGATATCGGGGTGGCCATGGGCATCACCGGTACGGATGTGTCCAAGGAGGCAGCGGACATGGTGCTGACCGATGATAATTTCAGCTCCATTGAGGCGGCGGTGGAAGAGGGGCGGGGTGTGTTTGACAACCTGACCAAGTTCATTGTCTGGACCCTGCCCACCAATCTCGGGGAAGGACTGGTCATCATGGCAGCCATCTTTTTCGGCCTCACCCTGCCCATCTTGCCGGTGCAGATCCTCTGGATCAACATGACCACAGCCGGTTTCCTGGGCCTGATGCTGGCCTTTGAGCCCAAGGAGCCTGGCATTATGCTGCGTAAGCCTCGTGATCCAGACACCCCGATCCTGACCAACGAGCTGATCATCAGGATACTGCTGGTGGGCACGTTGTTATTGATCGGTGCCTTCGGTCTTTTTCAGTGGGAGCTGGCTGCGGGTGCTTCCCTTGATGCGGCCCGGACCGTTGCGGTCAATGTCTTTATCGTGATGGAGCTGTTTTATCTCTTCAACTGCCGTTCATTGACCAAGAGCGTCTTCCAGCTCGGCTTTTTCTCCAATATCTGGGTCTTTGTCGGGGTTTCGGCTATGCTGCTTATCCAGATGGTGTACACCTATGTCCCGGTGATGCAGCAGCTTTTTCACAGCACGTCCATCGGTATCGGCTCCTGGGCCCGGATTATGCTGGCCGGGGTGATCGGTTTTTTGATTGTTGAGGCGGAGAAGAAGTTGCGGGCTGGGTGAACGCAGGAGCAAGAGAGGCGCGGGATGAATGATTTTTTGCATGAACTTGGAATGTATTCCTGGAATAAGCAATTATTTTTGGAGTACACTCCAGTTTTGTTTACTTATGCTCTGCAATTCTGCTTCGATTGCGGGGACAGACTGTTTCGGGAGAGCCGACGGGCATGGTGCGCAGTTGTTTTCGGCGACTGAACAGGGTATCTCCATTGAGCGCGGATGTGTTGGCCGGGGCCATTGTTTTTTTGATTGTGGAGGGGGAGAAGAAGTTGCGGGCTGGGTGAAAAGTAATGTGAGGTAATCGATCATAATAAACCGGAGGCGTACTTGGCATGCCTAAAAAGGGAAGAATGGAAATAACTTGCGTATCAACCTGTAACGGGTTAAAGAAAGATTGAATTTCGTTCAGAAATTTCTGCAAGTTGGCGGAGGCGAATTAATCTATTCGTAAAAAAACAGAAAGGGTTTGTGTAATCTTCTGCTATGTGAAAAAGATGTATCGTGCGGTGAACTGATCTAACAACGAAAAACAAAGCGGGTTTGTATGAGGATACTTCTTGATACGAATATCTTGATCCCGTTGGAGGATTCTTCCAAGGCTCTGCATGATAGTTTCTCAGAGTTTGTTCTTTTGGCACATTCAAATGAACATTGTCTCCTTGTACATCCAAGTTCTCGTGACGACATTCAGCGTGATCGCAATATAACTCGCCGAGAAATCAGTCTATCACGATTTAAAAAATATTCTCTGCTGTCTCCTTCACCAGCTCCACCCACAGAAGTTGAATTAGCATCATACCACCTCAGGCAGGACAACGAGAATGATCGAGTAGATAACGAAATTCTCTTCTCGATATTCCGTAATGCTGCAAATATATTAGTCACTGAGGATAGAAAACTCCATCGGAAAGCGAGCAGGATGGGGTTATCAAACAGAGTTCATTATCTTCAGCAGGCGGTTGCTTTTTTAAGGCGTCTACACGCCGTTATTCCAATTACACTGCCGAATATTGAGGAAGTTCCTCTTTATCAGCTTGACCTTAATGATTCTTTTTTTGATTCGTTAAGGGAAGATTATGATGGTTTTAATGAATGGTACGAAAAGAAAGCAAGAGACGGGCGTCGATCTTGGATACACAGAAACCCTCTTGGGAAAATGGGTGCCGTCTGTATATTTCACATCGAAAATGATCCTATATTGACAGATGACCATCGGAGTATCCCGGGAAAAGTATTGAAATTGTGTACCTTCAAAGTCGGGGGATCTGTACGAGGACGGCGAGTTGGAGAATTATTTTTAAAAGCAGCTTTCCGGTATGCATTTGAGAATAAAATAGAACATATCTATCTACATACCCGTGCTGAAAAACAGGAGTTTCTTATAGATTTTTGCCGAGAATTTGGATTCCGCCATTTTGGCGAGTATAAAAATGATGAGGTATATGTAAAAAAGCATCCTCATGAGCCACCCGTAGATTCCAATACAGACCCTGTTGAATATCATAGAAAATTCTTCCCGCATTTTATGGCAGGCAAGGTGATCACCAAATATATTATACCGATCCAACCAAAATATCATAAAATTCTCTTCCCAGACGGCCAAGTTCAATCACTTCTTCCATTTGGAAATGCGGGAACGGGTCAAGTGGTTGGTAATGCGATACGGCAGGCTTATCTTTGCCATGCGAGGATTGGCGGAATAACACCTGGAGATATCGTACTGTTCTATAGGTCAAAGGATCAAAAATCTATTACTTCTGTTGGAGTTATAGAGAAGGTTGGTGACTATAGTAGCTTTGAAGACATCGTTCAGATCGTATCGAAAAGAACGGTCTACTCTCATAAAGAAATAGGTGAGATGGCGAAGAAGAAAACGAAAGTTATACTTTTTCGTCTTGTTCAGCATCTCTCAAATCCTATTTCGATTAAATGGCTTGAGAAAAATGGTCTAGTAAAAGGCCCCATTCAGACTATAAGAAAAATTAAAGATGAATCATTTGTCGAGATTATTAAAAAAGGAGGGATCACGAATTGCCTTCTTGCCGATTAAACCACAATTCGCTAGCAAAATAGTAAAAGGTGAAAAACTTTTTGAGTACCGTAAACGTATATTTAATGAAGATACATCTTGTATTATTATTTATTCGTCATCTCCTGAAAAGAAGATTGTAGGTGTCGCAAAAATCAATAAGATATTGGAAGGAGCACCGACCAATATCTGGGAAAAAACAAAAAAACACTCTGGAATAACCAGAAAATTTTTCCGAGAATATTTCCTTGGAGTCAAAAAGGCCTCTGCGATTGAATTGACAGAAATATATCCCCTGAAGGTTCCCTTGAGTCCTTTTCAAATTCAAGAAGGATTTACTATTCCTCAATCGTTTTGTTATGTTGACTTGTCTTTTCTGGAGAAAGTTATCTGTTCTGGAAACTGTGTCTTTCCCTCTCTTAACAGCAAGAGTGTGGTCTTAATCGGTGGGATACATGGTGTTGGGAAAACGACCATTTGTAAAGAGATCTCAGATCAAGAAAATATTGTCCACTTAGTAGCAAGTGAGCTCATTAAGGGTAAGTTGAACTGTGTCGCTGGTACAAGTGCTTCTTCTGAAAAAAAAGTTCGTAACATAAAGGACAATCAAGAACTCTTGATATCTGCATTAGATGAAATAACTCTACCTGGTGGTAGATTTATCCTAGATGGTCATTTTGTTCTTTTTAATAAAAATGCAGAAATTCAGAAGGTACCTCTTACTACCTTTGAAAAAATAGAACCAGATAAGCTTGTCGTAATAACAGGAGAACCCAAGATCCTTCAGAAAAGATTACACAAACGAGATGGCAAAGTATATCCGGTTGAAAAATTGAAGGAAATGCAGGAGCAGGAAGTTGAATATGCCTCTATTGTTGCCGAGAGACTTGGTATTCCTTTAAAGTTAATAGGATTCGACGACAAAGTGGCAATTGCCGACTTTATAAACAATAAGTCAGCTTGAGTAAAACGCAAGCTGACAACTCACTGCATCAGAAAAATTCCTTTCTGTAACAGGATAATCCCTCGCTGCACCGGGAGAAACTCGTCCTGAGGCGGCGAAAATCACCCTGAAGCAGGAGAAAGAGGCTTCGGAGCAGGCAGAACTCATCCTGGAGCAGGAAAAAGTCGTTCTGTAGCGGGAAAAAACGGCTCTGTAGCACTGCAATGCCATTTTCTCCCCCTGCACCCGCGTATCTTCCGGGAATGAGGACAACGCATTTCATACCTGTCTGATTTTGTTGCACGCAATCCGACCTACGTAAATGATTTATTTAATAATTTGAATATAATTGTATGATGCACGATACAAAAAACAACCTGTCTCCCAAAAAATCGGCAATCCTTGCTGCCCTGCTCGCTGTCCCTCTCTTTCTCTCCCCATTACCCGCTATCGCCCAAACCGACAGCAGTCTCAGTGAGTTGGATGCCGTCCTTGAAGGCTTTGAGGAGGAGGCAACAGAGCAGGCCCCTGCGAATGAGCTGGATTCAGTACTGGATGGCTTTGACGATGAAACTGGTGACCAGTCTGCTGAGCCTTCATCGGATCAGGGACTTGATGCCGTGCTGGGTGGTTTTGAGGAGGAGGGGCAGACCGAGGTCCAGGCAGAGGCTGAAGGAGACTCCTCCTGGCTGCCGGGCTGGCTGAGTATAGACGGCTGGCTCCAGTTTGGCACGACCTATAATATGGCCCATGATGCCCCGGCAGAGGGAGAGACTGATTGGCGGGGCTTTTCCAAGGCCCGTACTGATCTCCAGCTCGACCTTGAGGCCCGTTTTTCTGATTCCTGGTCGGCAAAGATAGGAGGAAAGGCCTTTTACGATGGGATCTACTCGCTGCAAGGCCGGGAGGAATACACCAGCTCTGTCCTGGATGAGTATGAGGATGAAGTGGAATTGCGTGAAGCCTATGTGCAGG is from Candidatus Electrothrix sp. GW3-4 and encodes:
- a CDS encoding cation-transporting P-type ATPase — its product is MKEIPEEQWHLLEKDNVLSRLESNEEEGLDQQEVEQRLQRFGPNVLTTKAGKSNLIRFLLQFHQPLIYILIVSGVITALLQEWVDSGVIFGVVLANGIIGFIQESKAESSLAALAQTMVAEATVLRSGAKQRIPSTELVPGDVVLLTAGDRVPADMRLLHCRDLQVAESALTGESVPVTKNVSPLPEETDLAERNNMAYASTMVTYGQASGIVTATGDQTEVGRISQLISTAQDLATPLTRKIAQFSQVLLYAILGLAALTVAVGLLRGQPLFDLFMAAVALAVGAIPEGLPAAVTITLAIGVSRMAKRQAIIRKLPAVETLGSTTVICSDKTGTLTENQMTVQAILAGQEEYEVSGAGYAPYGEISRQSDQQDNPQAGADQGAPPPSEQDAPVLHRCLRVAALCNDGVLQENEEGWQIQGDPTEGALLTVAGKGGYAMQELRDQYPRLDSIPFESQHQFMATLHEEQAEEAGDSTDATEGIICIKGAVEQVLAKCEHALTVEGTITPLDQEKIHEEVTRLAARGLRVLAFAEKKIEGRTGIASGDVQEGFTFLGLMGMIDPPRAEAVAAVKTCRQAGIRIKMITGDHPATAAAIAGQIGLADEHKEGEQPKVLTGSELEKFDDQELIDAAADTDVFARATPEQKIRLVRALQARGNVVAMTGDGVNDAPALKQADIGVAMGITGTDVSKEAADMVLTDDNFSSIEAAVEEGRGVFDNLTKFIVWTLPTNLGEGLVIMAAIFFGLTLPILPVQILWINMTTAGFLGLMLAFEPKEPGIMLRKPRDPDTPILTNELIIRILLVGTLLLIGAFGLFQWELAAGASLDAARTVAVNVFIVMELFYLFNCRSLTKSVFQLGFFSNIWVFVGVSAMLLIQMVYTYVPVMQQLFHSTSIGIGSWARIMLAGVIGFLIVEAEKKLRAG
- a CDS encoding GNAT family N-acetyltransferase, which produces MRILLDTNILIPLEDSSKALHDSFSEFVLLAHSNEHCLLVHPSSRDDIQRDRNITRREISLSRFKKYSLLSPSPAPPTEVELASYHLRQDNENDRVDNEILFSIFRNAANILVTEDRKLHRKASRMGLSNRVHYLQQAVAFLRRLHAVIPITLPNIEEVPLYQLDLNDSFFDSLREDYDGFNEWYEKKARDGRRSWIHRNPLGKMGAVCIFHIENDPILTDDHRSIPGKVLKLCTFKVGGSVRGRRVGELFLKAAFRYAFENKIEHIYLHTRAEKQEFLIDFCREFGFRHFGEYKNDEVYVKKHPHEPPVDSNTDPVEYHRKFFPHFMAGKVITKYIIPIQPKYHKILFPDGQVQSLLPFGNAGTGQVVGNAIRQAYLCHARIGGITPGDIVLFYRSKDQKSITSVGVIEKVGDYSSFEDIVQIVSKRTVYSHKEIGEMAKKKTKVILFRLVQHLSNPISIKWLEKNGLVKGPIQTIRKIKDESFVEIIKKGGITNCLLAD
- a CDS encoding AAA family ATPase — translated: MPIKPQFASKIVKGEKLFEYRKRIFNEDTSCIIIYSSSPEKKIVGVAKINKILEGAPTNIWEKTKKHSGITRKFFREYFLGVKKASAIELTEIYPLKVPLSPFQIQEGFTIPQSFCYVDLSFLEKVICSGNCVFPSLNSKSVVLIGGIHGVGKTTICKEISDQENIVHLVASELIKGKLNCVAGTSASSEKKVRNIKDNQELLISALDEITLPGGRFILDGHFVLFNKNAEIQKVPLTTFEKIEPDKLVVITGEPKILQKRLHKRDGKVYPVEKLKEMQEQEVEYASIVAERLGIPLKLIGFDDKVAIADFINNKSA